From Solanum lycopersicum chromosome 8, SLM_r2.1, the proteins below share one genomic window:
- the LOC138337827 gene encoding uncharacterized protein, whose amino-acid sequence MSVVEYSLKYTNLSKYAPSLVSYPRDEMSRFVTGVSDDLKEECHSVMLYDNMDIYCLMVHSQQVEETRAKRKSRDAKRERSFDGSSSKCRLDIQDNPRFQKRSSNQVPTKFLMARDARVSNPKSKKRRGTSSPNKKATFGKCGKKHYGDYFVGTDNFFRFGKSGHKVRDFLNVKGQGKGSGQAQTSGSNVDPPNKNHFYALRSRGEQESSPYVVTSMLQLFFVDVYALLDTGATLYFVTPLIARKFDILPDFLNKPFMVTNR is encoded by the coding sequence ATGAGTGTAgttgaatactctttgaaatacACTAACTTGTCaaagtatgctccttctttAGTTTCctatcctagagatgaaatgagccgCTTTGTGACGGGAGTGTCAGATGACTTGAAAGAAGAGTGTCATTCGGTTATGCTATATGACAATATGGATATTTATTGTCTCATGGTTCAttctcaacaagtggaagagacAAGGGCTAAaaggaagagtagagatgccaaGAGGGAAAGGTCTTTTGATGGTAGTTCTTCAAAATGTAGGCTCGATATCCAAGATAATCCTAGGTTTCAGAAGAGGtcttctaatcaagttcctacCAAATTTCTCATGGCTCGTGATgctagggtgtctaaccctaagtctaaaaagAGAAGAGGTACTAGCTCACCAAACAAGAAGGCAACTtttggaaagtgtggcaagaaacattatggtgatTACTTTGTTGGGACAGACAATTTCTTCAGGTTTGGCAAGAGCGGacacaaggttagggatttccTAAATGTGAAGGGCCAAGGCAAAGGTAGCGGGCAAGCTCAAACTAGTGGTTCTAATGTGGATCCTCCAAACAAGAATCATTTTTATGCACTtcgctctaggggtgaacaagagagttctcccTATGTGGTGACCAGCATGTTACAACTCTTTTttgttgatgtttatgctttacttgatacgGGTGCTACACTTTAttttgttactcccttgatagctagaaagtttgatattttgcccGATTTTCTAAATAAACCCTTCATGGTAACTAACCGGTAG